The following proteins are co-located in the Mus caroli chromosome 7, CAROLI_EIJ_v1.1, whole genome shotgun sequence genome:
- the Rabac1 gene encoding prenylated Rab acceptor protein 1, translating into MAAQKDQQKDAEVEGLSATTLLPKLIPSGAGREWLERRRATIRPWGTFVDQQRFSRPRNVGELCQRLVRNVEYYQSNYVFVFLGLILYCVVTSPMLLVALAVFFGACYILYLRTLQSKLVLFGREVSPAHQYALAGGVSFPFFWLAGAGSAVFWVLGATLVLIGSHAAFHQMEPADGEELQMEPV; encoded by the exons ATGGCGGCCCAGAAGGACCAGCAGAAGGATGCCGAAGTGGAAGGGCTGAGCGCCAC GACCCTGCTGCCCAAGCTGATTCCATCCGGCGCAGGCCGAGAGTGGCTGGAGCGGCGCCGGGCGACCATCCGGCCCTGGGGCACCTTCGTGGACCAGCAACGTTTCTCGCGACCCCGCAATGTGGGAGAGCTTTGCCAGCGCCTGGTACGCAACGTGGAGTATTATCAAAGCAACTACGTGTTCGTGTTTCTGGGCCTCATCCTGTACTGCGT GGTGACATCCCCCATGCTGCTGGTGGCTCTGGCTGTCTTCTTTGGCGCCTGTTACATTCTCTATCTGCGCACGTTGCAGTCTAAGCTTGTACTCTTTG GCCGGGAGGTGAGCCCAGCACATCAGTATGCCCTGGCTGGTGGcgtctctttccccttcttctggCTGGCCGGTGCTGGCTCTGCTGTCTTCTGGGTCCTGG GAGCCACGCTGGTACTCATAGGCTCCCACGCCGCCTTCCACCAGATGGAGCCTGCAGATGGCGAGGAGCTGCAGATGGAACCTGTGTAA